The Streptomyces sp. NBC_01775 genome includes a region encoding these proteins:
- a CDS encoding FAD-dependent oxidoreductase yields the protein MAEDVADPGVGAGSATHSGLVVVGGGPAGVAAALMAASVGTRVTLIEAAERVGGKPWHIDALENVPGGWRTGPALAGAMAQDIARLTATGRCMAVRGRAVRVTAPHGAERARVTLDDGRAYTGDAVVVATGVESLEATDVAWVDVPDGMTVPQLWRTGPRLTHALVLGADRPLGTWLRAHPEADARLEVLYPPADAYKTAELAGDPRVQLHEVREVRVVPVSGGGGAPGHEVRAHLADGTTGTFAPHQLLVNAGSRPAAPEGSLHRDAHGYCPPDAQPPGLHTAGDLRSPRHQRITTAHGSGAAAALTAHYPPPSGP from the coding sequence ATGGCGGAGGACGTTGCGGATCCGGGGGTCGGCGCGGGCAGCGCGACCCACTCCGGGCTCGTCGTGGTCGGCGGCGGACCGGCGGGCGTCGCGGCGGCGCTGATGGCGGCGAGCGTGGGCACGCGGGTCACGCTCATCGAGGCGGCGGAGCGGGTGGGCGGCAAGCCCTGGCACATCGACGCGCTCGAGAACGTACCCGGCGGCTGGCGCACGGGCCCGGCGCTCGCCGGAGCGATGGCCCAGGACATCGCCCGGCTGACAGCGACGGGACGCTGCATGGCCGTACGGGGCCGTGCGGTACGGGTCACCGCGCCGCACGGCGCCGAGCGGGCCCGGGTGACGCTCGACGACGGACGCGCGTACACCGGCGACGCGGTCGTCGTCGCGACGGGCGTCGAGTCCCTGGAGGCAACCGACGTGGCGTGGGTGGACGTGCCCGACGGAATGACGGTCCCGCAGCTGTGGCGCACGGGTCCCCGGCTCACCCACGCGCTGGTCCTGGGCGCGGACCGTCCCCTCGGCACCTGGCTGCGTGCCCACCCGGAGGCGGACGCGCGGCTGGAGGTGCTGTATCCCCCGGCGGACGCGTACAAGACCGCCGAACTGGCCGGCGATCCCCGCGTCCAGCTGCACGAAGTGCGTGAAGTGCGCGTGGTCCCGGTCAGCGGCGGGGGCGGGGCGCCGGGACATGAGGTGCGGGCGCACCTCGCGGACGGCACCACGGGGACGTTCGCGCCGCACCAGCTCCTCGTGAACGCCGGTTCACGCCCGGCAGCCCCCGAAGGTTCCCTGCACCGGGACGCGCACGGGTACTGTCCCCCGGACGCCCAGCCGCCCGGCCTCCACACCGCCGGCGATCTGCGCTCCCCCCGCCACCAGCGGATCACCACGGCCCACGGCTCCGGCGCCGCCGCCGCGCTGACCGCCCACTATCCGCCGCCCTCCGGGCCGTGA
- a CDS encoding S1 family peptidase, translating into MGLAAGVIGATGATAAYAGESTGAAKGSGDSGYETKIIGGKESTEKYPFVVSLQKERDGNPNSHACGGTLIAPDWVATAAHCVSAEKVYDPKLYHVRVGSLDRTQGGTVVGVKQFKVNPGWTYHEDRASGQDIALIQLSEKVKQKPAALAATTPAAGDTVKATGWGYTKATDNNPAQLPVKHQEIDLPVLAPDTPKCVSNPEDGDAWGIAEGDFCTDNPGGNAGTCGGDSGAAALTKAAGRWQLAGITSRSVGDCATTPDIYTSAAEQRDWIKSVIG; encoded by the coding sequence CTGGGGCTGGCCGCGGGCGTCATAGGTGCCACGGGCGCCACGGCCGCCTACGCGGGCGAGAGCACCGGCGCCGCGAAGGGCTCCGGGGACTCCGGATACGAGACGAAGATCATCGGTGGCAAGGAGTCCACCGAGAAGTACCCGTTCGTGGTCTCCCTTCAGAAGGAGCGGGACGGCAACCCGAACTCCCACGCGTGCGGCGGCACCCTGATCGCCCCCGACTGGGTCGCGACGGCCGCGCACTGCGTCTCCGCGGAGAAGGTGTACGACCCGAAGCTCTACCACGTGCGGGTCGGCTCCCTGGACCGTACTCAGGGCGGCACCGTCGTCGGCGTCAAGCAGTTCAAGGTGAACCCGGGCTGGACGTACCACGAGGACAGGGCGAGCGGCCAGGACATCGCGCTCATCCAGCTGTCCGAGAAGGTGAAGCAGAAGCCCGCGGCGCTGGCCGCCACGACGCCCGCCGCCGGGGACACCGTCAAGGCCACCGGCTGGGGCTACACCAAGGCCACCGACAACAACCCGGCCCAACTCCCGGTGAAGCACCAGGAGATCGACCTGCCGGTCCTCGCGCCCGACACCCCCAAGTGCGTCTCCAACCCGGAGGACGGGGACGCCTGGGGCATCGCGGAGGGCGACTTCTGCACCGACAACCCGGGCGGCAACGCCGGAACGTGCGGAGGCGACTCCGGCGCCGCGGCCCTGACCAAGGCGGCCGGGCGCTGGCAGCTCGCGGGCATCACCAGCCGCTCGGTCGGCGACTGCGCGACGACGCCCGACATCTACACGAGCGCCGCCGAGCAGCGCGACTGGATCAAGAGCGTCATCGGCTGA
- a CDS encoding GNAT family N-acetyltransferase, whose product MTETRFKELGRTAMEALAAGELDAGSRAVGLDLPDLFVSERARWLWRYRLTQMAADPEGAAWCVRQVLVGVDVGVDAGVDVGVEDSGGQGTREAVVGHAGFHGPPDKAGMVEIGYVTVPAYRRRGYARAALTELLRRAAADPSVSVVRATVAPDNVASLATLAPFGFTHVGEQWDEEDGRELIYERSARAE is encoded by the coding sequence GTGACAGAAACCCGATTCAAAGAACTGGGCCGAACGGCCATGGAAGCGCTGGCGGCCGGAGAACTGGACGCGGGCTCCCGCGCGGTGGGGCTGGACCTGCCGGACCTCTTCGTGAGCGAACGCGCCCGCTGGCTGTGGCGCTACCGGCTCACGCAGATGGCCGCGGACCCCGAGGGCGCCGCGTGGTGCGTACGGCAGGTCCTCGTCGGGGTGGACGTCGGGGTGGACGCCGGGGTGGACGTCGGGGTGGAGGACAGCGGCGGTCAGGGCACGCGGGAGGCGGTCGTCGGGCACGCCGGGTTCCACGGGCCGCCCGACAAGGCGGGGATGGTGGAGATCGGCTACGTCACCGTCCCCGCGTACCGCCGTCGCGGCTACGCCCGCGCGGCCCTCACCGAACTGCTGCGCCGCGCCGCCGCCGACCCCTCCGTAAGCGTCGTACGCGCGACCGTCGCCCCCGACAACGTGGCGTCCCTCGCGACACTCGCGCCCTTCGGCTTCACCCACGTCGGGGAGCAGTGGGACGAGGAGGACGGGCGCGAGCTGATCTACGAGCGGTCGGCGCGCGCGGAGTAG
- a CDS encoding maleylpyruvate isomerase family mycothiol-dependent enzyme — protein MSADRDPELPERLLLSERDALVPLLRAAPEADFARPTACPDWDVREVLAHCSAALVRIVEGRLEPGVFSDASNAADVAERADWSPAQVVDELERAMTEAGPVIAGLTHGLLDTVALGEWVHAGDVRDAWGLPGAYADASGGDALALLTVAARTRRDTPLVRVTLSDSSAEPFPLGNPREGRPPAALCTDTPTLFRLYADRPLPDPAAYALSGATKEELHIYA, from the coding sequence ATGAGTGCCGACCGTGATCCTGAGCTGCCGGAACGCCTGTTACTGTCCGAGCGCGACGCGCTCGTGCCCCTGCTGCGGGCCGCGCCGGAGGCGGACTTCGCCCGTCCCACGGCCTGCCCGGACTGGGACGTACGCGAGGTCCTGGCGCACTGCTCCGCCGCGCTCGTACGGATCGTCGAGGGCCGGCTGGAGCCCGGCGTGTTCTCCGACGCCTCGAACGCGGCGGACGTCGCCGAGCGCGCCGACTGGTCTCCGGCCCAGGTCGTGGACGAGCTGGAGCGCGCGATGACGGAGGCGGGCCCCGTCATCGCGGGGCTCACACACGGCCTTCTGGACACCGTGGCGCTGGGCGAGTGGGTGCACGCGGGTGACGTACGAGACGCGTGGGGCCTGCCGGGTGCGTACGCCGACGCGTCGGGCGGAGACGCGCTGGCGCTCCTCACCGTGGCCGCCCGCACCCGGCGCGACACCCCACTGGTACGGGTCACGCTGAGCGACAGCTCCGCGGAGCCCTTCCCCCTGGGGAACCCGCGCGAGGGGCGCCCGCCCGCGGCCCTGTGCACCGACACCCCCACTCTCTTCCGTCTCTACGCGGACCGGCCGCTCCCCGATCCCGCCGCCTACGCCCTCTCCGGAGCCACGAAGGAAGAGCTGCACATCTACGCGTAG
- a CDS encoding putative protein N(5)-glutamine methyltransferase, whose amino-acid sequence MSLHPARVSKTELITQLRAAGCVFAEDEARLLFETARTPAELAAMTERRVAGHPLEHVLGWAEFAGLRVEVGAGVFVPRRRTEFLVARAAAAAPEGRPAVVVDLCCGSGAVGAAVLAALGGRGELYAADLDPAAVGCARRNLARVDGRVYEGDLFAALPRELRGRVDVLAANVPYVPTDELALLPSEARDFEPRAALDGGPDGLALLRRVAAEASAWLAPGGSLLTETSAHQSEAAARLLEAALLTVEISHSSTFPATTLTATRLG is encoded by the coding sequence ATGTCGCTCCATCCCGCACGAGTGTCGAAAACCGAACTGATCACCCAACTGCGCGCCGCCGGCTGCGTCTTCGCCGAGGACGAGGCGCGGCTCCTGTTCGAGACGGCGCGCACCCCGGCCGAGCTGGCCGCGATGACCGAACGGCGCGTCGCCGGACACCCCCTCGAACACGTCCTGGGCTGGGCGGAGTTCGCCGGCCTGCGCGTCGAGGTGGGCGCCGGGGTGTTCGTACCCCGGCGCCGTACGGAGTTTCTGGTGGCCCGCGCCGCTGCCGCCGCGCCCGAGGGGAGGCCGGCCGTGGTGGTGGACCTGTGCTGCGGGAGCGGGGCCGTGGGCGCCGCGGTGCTCGCCGCGCTCGGGGGGCGCGGCGAGCTGTACGCCGCCGATCTGGACCCCGCCGCCGTCGGCTGCGCCCGGCGCAACCTCGCCCGCGTGGACGGGCGCGTGTACGAGGGTGACCTGTTCGCGGCGCTGCCCCGCGAACTGCGGGGGCGCGTCGACGTACTGGCGGCGAACGTGCCCTACGTCCCGACGGACGAGCTGGCGCTCCTGCCGTCCGAGGCCCGCGATTTCGAGCCGCGCGCCGCGCTGGACGGCGGACCCGACGGCCTCGCCCTCCTGCGGCGGGTCGCCGCCGAGGCCTCCGCCTGGCTCGCCCCCGGCGGATCACTCCTCACAGAAACGAGCGCCCACCAGTCCGAAGCGGCGGCCCGCCTCCTGGAGGCCGCGCTTTTGACCGTGGAAATATCCCATTCCTCCACTTTCCCCGCCACCACGCTCACGGCCACCCGGCTCGGCTGA
- a CDS encoding Gfo/Idh/MocA family protein, producing MRFGLLGTGPWADRTHGPALAAHEDVELVGVWGRRPDAAEAQAARLGTPPYADADALFAACDAVAVALPPDVQAPLAVRAAEAGCHLLLDKPVATTPEAAREVTAAVERAGVASVVFFTLHFSDVTARWLRERAGEDGWQVGRADWLSPVFGGGESPYAASPWRREKGALWDVGPHALSVLLPLLGAVAGVTAVRGGVGDTVHLVLRHESGASSTSTLSHSVTPSAAGVTAEVRGPAGVAALPSREEDPATAFAHAVDALLSAARSGTPHPYDVHFAETVTTVLHEAESQLPPGLSLFRPGGAPSSAPAQT from the coding sequence ATGAGATTCGGACTGCTGGGCACCGGCCCCTGGGCCGACCGCACGCACGGGCCCGCCCTCGCGGCGCACGAGGACGTAGAACTGGTGGGCGTGTGGGGGCGCCGTCCCGATGCCGCCGAGGCCCAGGCCGCACGCCTGGGAACCCCGCCCTATGCGGACGCGGACGCGCTCTTCGCCGCCTGCGACGCGGTCGCCGTCGCGCTGCCGCCCGATGTACAGGCGCCGCTGGCCGTACGGGCCGCGGAGGCGGGTTGTCATCTGCTGCTGGACAAGCCCGTCGCCACGACGCCCGAGGCCGCGCGGGAGGTGACCGCCGCCGTCGAGCGGGCGGGGGTGGCCTCCGTCGTCTTCTTCACTCTCCACTTCAGCGACGTCACCGCGCGGTGGCTGCGGGAGCGGGCCGGGGAGGACGGCTGGCAGGTGGGGCGCGCGGACTGGCTCTCACCGGTGTTCGGCGGCGGGGAGTCGCCGTACGCGGCGTCGCCGTGGCGGCGGGAGAAGGGAGCGCTGTGGGACGTGGGGCCGCACGCGCTGTCCGTGCTGTTGCCGCTGCTCGGCGCCGTGGCCGGAGTCACGGCGGTAAGAGGGGGTGTGGGTGACACGGTGCACCTCGTGCTGCGGCACGAGTCCGGGGCGTCCAGCACTAGCACGCTCAGCCACTCTGTGACGCCGTCCGCCGCGGGGGTCACCGCTGAGGTCCGCGGTCCGGCGGGCGTGGCCGCCCTCCCATCCCGCGAGGAGGATCCCGCCACGGCCTTCGCCCACGCGGTGGACGCCCTCCTGAGCGCGGCCCGTTCCGGGACCCCGCACCCGTACGACGTCCACTTCGCGGAGACGGTCACCACGGTCCTTCACGAGGCGGAGTCCCAACTTCCCCCCGGCTTGAGCCTTTTCCGCCCCGGCGGCGCGCCCTCGTCGGCCCCTGCACAGACCTAG
- a CDS encoding MMPL family transporter, which yields MRGTRAAQDRRSREGMAARLGGWSTRHRKTAVIGWLLFVVLTAALGGMTGLTEPADSEQTVRDSARATVILEDAGIKEPPAESVMVSSKDKGGWRAVAGKVTRAVEDTGRVKNVREPLPSKDGRAALIGFQMRGDPESQDKGPITEVTEAVDKVRDAHKGDGVQIHQYGEASAMKWLDKILGDDFAKAEWTAVPLALGILLVAFGALVAALLPVALAVTAFLAANGILALISSQLHIDPTTNSVMLLMGLAVGVDYCLFYLRRERDERAAGRDPETALRIAAATSGRAVLVSGVTVMVAMAGMFLSGLLLFEGFAVATILVVFIAMLGSVTILPAMLSWLGDRIDKGKMPFLGGRKRDREQGRRKPSGRISGTLLRPVLAAPGLFAVAAAVAMLVLAAPALGMKTEQLSLDKQMPKEAPLRVSAEKINKSFPGGPDPARVVLKSDDIRSAKTRQALAGFREKVTHDSHFGKGVETAVYAKDDVAVIDVPLAGNGTDATSLAALDRLRGTVVPDTLGPVAASGQVYVAGELANSKDFNDQLRDGILPVFVFITVVTFMLMLICFRSVPIALASIVLNLLSVGAAYGVMTAVFQHGWGASLVGTDAVGAIESWMPLFVLVVLFGLSMDYHVFVVSRIREAHDRGAGTREAIREGIQATAPAVTGAALIMVAVFSVFATLSMQDMKQLGVGLAVAVLLDATVVRMVLLPAVMMLLGEQNWYLPKWLGWLPRLEHGGAHDEADAGAGISGPVGPGADVPSPSQGYEAEPIQVR from the coding sequence ATGAGGGGCACGCGGGCAGCGCAGGACAGGCGGAGCCGGGAGGGGATGGCGGCCCGGCTGGGGGGCTGGAGCACCCGGCACCGCAAGACAGCGGTCATCGGCTGGCTGCTCTTCGTCGTGCTCACGGCGGCGCTGGGGGGCATGACGGGGCTGACCGAGCCCGCCGATTCCGAGCAGACCGTGCGGGATTCGGCGCGGGCCACCGTGATCCTGGAGGACGCCGGGATCAAAGAGCCCCCCGCCGAGTCGGTGATGGTCTCCAGCAAGGACAAGGGCGGGTGGAGAGCGGTCGCCGGGAAGGTGACCAGGGCGGTCGAGGACACCGGCCGCGTCAAGAACGTCCGCGAGCCGCTGCCATCGAAGGACGGCAGAGCAGCGCTGATCGGCTTCCAGATGCGCGGTGATCCCGAGTCGCAGGACAAGGGGCCGATCACCGAGGTGACGGAGGCGGTCGACAAGGTGCGCGACGCGCACAAGGGCGACGGCGTCCAGATACACCAGTACGGCGAAGCCAGCGCCATGAAGTGGCTGGACAAGATCCTCGGCGACGACTTCGCCAAGGCCGAGTGGACGGCCGTGCCACTGGCGCTCGGCATCCTGCTGGTCGCCTTCGGCGCGCTTGTGGCAGCGCTGCTGCCGGTGGCGCTCGCAGTCACCGCCTTCCTCGCGGCCAACGGCATCCTGGCGCTCATCAGCAGCCAACTCCATATCGACCCGACGACCAACTCCGTGATGCTGCTGATGGGCCTGGCCGTCGGCGTCGACTACTGCCTCTTCTACCTGCGCCGCGAGCGGGACGAACGCGCCGCGGGACGTGATCCGGAGACGGCGCTGCGGATAGCCGCCGCCACCAGCGGGCGTGCCGTGCTGGTGTCCGGGGTGACGGTGATGGTGGCGATGGCCGGGATGTTCCTGTCCGGGCTGCTGCTGTTCGAGGGCTTCGCCGTGGCCACCATTCTGGTGGTCTTCATCGCGATGCTCGGCTCGGTGACGATCCTGCCCGCGATGCTGTCGTGGCTCGGGGACCGGATCGACAAGGGCAAGATGCCCTTCCTCGGTGGCCGCAAGCGGGACCGTGAGCAGGGGCGGCGCAAGCCCTCCGGCCGGATCTCGGGCACGCTGCTGCGGCCGGTTCTGGCCGCGCCCGGCCTGTTCGCCGTCGCCGCCGCCGTAGCGATGCTGGTACTGGCCGCGCCCGCGCTCGGGATGAAGACGGAGCAACTGTCGCTGGACAAGCAGATGCCGAAGGAAGCCCCGCTGCGGGTCAGCGCCGAGAAGATCAACAAGAGCTTCCCCGGCGGCCCCGACCCGGCACGGGTCGTGCTCAAGTCGGACGACATCCGCTCCGCGAAGACCCGCCAGGCCCTCGCCGGCTTCCGCGAGAAGGTCACGCACGACAGCCACTTCGGCAAGGGCGTCGAGACGGCTGTGTACGCCAAGGACGACGTCGCGGTGATCGACGTACCGCTCGCGGGCAACGGCACCGACGCCACCTCGCTCGCCGCGCTCGACCGGCTGCGCGGCACGGTCGTGCCGGACACGCTGGGCCCGGTCGCGGCGTCGGGGCAGGTGTATGTGGCGGGCGAGCTGGCCAATTCGAAAGACTTCAACGACCAGCTCAGGGACGGCATCCTGCCGGTCTTCGTCTTCATCACCGTCGTCACCTTCATGCTGATGCTGATCTGCTTCCGCTCGGTGCCGATCGCGCTGGCCTCGATCGTGCTCAACCTGCTGTCGGTGGGCGCCGCGTACGGAGTGATGACGGCGGTCTTCCAGCACGGCTGGGGTGCCTCGCTGGTGGGGACGGACGCGGTCGGCGCGATCGAGTCGTGGATGCCGCTGTTCGTCCTGGTCGTCCTGTTCGGGCTGTCGATGGATTACCACGTCTTCGTCGTCTCCCGGATCCGCGAGGCACACGACCGGGGTGCCGGCACCCGCGAGGCCATACGCGAGGGCATCCAGGCGACAGCACCCGCTGTGACGGGCGCGGCCCTGATCATGGTCGCCGTCTTCTCGGTGTTCGCGACCCTGTCGATGCAGGACATGAAGCAGCTCGGGGTCGGCCTCGCGGTCGCCGTCCTGCTGGATGCCACCGTGGTGCGGATGGTGCTGCTGCCCGCCGTGATGATGCTGCTGGGCGAACAGAACTGGTACCTGCCCAAGTGGCTGGGGTGGCTGCCCCGTCTGGAGCACGGCGGAGCGCACGACGAGGCGGACGCGGGGGCCGGCATATCCGGTCCGGTGGGCCCCGGGGCCGATGTCCCGTCGCCGTCCCAGGGGTACGAGGCGGAGCCGATACAGGTGCGCTGA
- a CDS encoding sensor histidine kinase yields MTRSEGTVRAAPPVPAAVRSAWQTAGPRGGRPWSAGLAASRGVALAFLSLGGSLALFITTVLSLALLLLGVGFFTTPWVLQAVRMHANRRRQLAGDWAGVKLLAPYRLLPQSRIGVTGHVERCVLMLKDPATWRDLVWLIVDATVGFAIALLPPALILYGIEGWVMLCGLWHAVAGDYWYGFVHVENFGDAVQCALLGTFLLLTALSVNQHLVKAHFQVARAFLSPTREALLAQRVERLYETRHDAVDTSAAELRRIERDLHDGAQARMVAMGMSLGAIETLIEHDPAKAKQLIGQARESSAEALTELRDLVRGIHPPVLAERGLGDAAEALTLRMQVPVEVDIDLPGRFDEPVETAAYFAISEVLTNAVKHAEAGRIWLDVHHTYDAGGMLRIAVTDDGKGGADVTKGSGIAGVQRRLGQFDGILAVTSPSGGPTMVTMEIPSVPVL; encoded by the coding sequence ATGACGAGAAGCGAAGGCACAGTGCGGGCGGCGCCCCCGGTGCCGGCTGCCGTGCGCTCGGCCTGGCAGACCGCCGGCCCGCGCGGGGGGCGGCCATGGTCCGCGGGGCTCGCCGCGTCGCGCGGCGTCGCGCTGGCGTTCCTGTCGTTGGGCGGCTCCCTGGCGCTGTTCATCACCACGGTGCTGTCCCTCGCCCTCCTCCTGCTGGGAGTGGGCTTCTTCACCACCCCGTGGGTGCTGCAAGCCGTGCGGATGCACGCCAACCGGCGGCGCCAGCTGGCGGGCGACTGGGCGGGAGTGAAGCTCCTGGCCCCCTACCGCCTGCTGCCCCAGAGCCGCATCGGAGTCACGGGCCACGTCGAGCGCTGCGTCCTCATGCTCAAGGACCCGGCCACCTGGCGGGACCTGGTCTGGCTGATCGTCGACGCCACCGTCGGGTTCGCCATAGCACTCCTCCCGCCCGCCCTGATCCTCTACGGCATAGAGGGCTGGGTGATGCTCTGCGGCCTCTGGCACGCCGTCGCCGGGGACTACTGGTACGGCTTCGTCCACGTGGAGAACTTCGGCGACGCCGTGCAGTGCGCCCTGCTGGGCACCTTCCTTCTGCTCACCGCGCTGAGCGTCAACCAGCACCTGGTGAAGGCGCACTTCCAGGTCGCCCGCGCCTTCCTGTCGCCCACGCGGGAGGCCCTGCTCGCCCAGCGCGTCGAGCGGCTCTACGAGACCCGGCACGACGCGGTCGACACCTCGGCCGCCGAGCTGCGCCGCATCGAACGCGACCTCCACGACGGCGCGCAGGCCCGCATGGTGGCCATGGGCATGAGCCTGGGCGCCATCGAAACCCTCATCGAACACGACCCGGCGAAGGCCAAGCAGCTGATCGGCCAGGCGAGAGAATCTTCGGCCGAGGCGCTGACGGAGCTGCGCGACCTGGTGCGCGGCATCCACCCGCCGGTGCTGGCCGAGCGCGGCCTCGGCGACGCGGCCGAGGCACTCACGCTGCGCATGCAGGTGCCCGTCGAGGTGGACATCGACCTGCCGGGCCGCTTCGACGAACCCGTGGAGACGGCTGCCTACTTCGCCATCAGCGAGGTCCTCACGAACGCGGTCAAGCACGCGGAGGCCGGCCGGATCTGGCTCGACGTCCACCACACCTACGACGCGGGCGGCATGCTCCGCATCGCCGTCACCGACGACGGCAAAGGCGGCGCCGATGTCACCAAGGGCTCCGGCATAGCGGGCGTCCAACGCCGCCTCGGCCAGTTCGACGGCATCCTCGCCGTCACCAGCCCCTCGGGCGGCCCCACCATGGTCACCATGGAAATCCCCAGCGTCCCGGTGCTGTAA
- a CDS encoding LysR family transcriptional regulator, whose translation MELKQLETFLVVARHLHFTRAARELGYVQSSVTAHVKALENELGVALFERLGRRVVLTGPGRELCTHARTLLGRAEQAAEAVRGAGEDPARIRGTLRLAAPESLCAHHLPPVLGAVRERFPLLRLAFQPAARGPLLDALAEGTIDAGFLQEEAVSAPGVHAERMRREPLRLVAHPRHPLAARRRVATGELARETVLLLEPGCAQRLVMDRELSRAGLRPPTVEFFSVEALRRCAAAGLGVGLAPAASVDEEIARGELAALAWECEPVLDVFFVRHEGRQPAPAVRELAALARQHWAPCPA comes from the coding sequence ATGGAACTGAAGCAGCTGGAGACGTTCCTCGTCGTCGCCCGGCATCTGCACTTCACACGTGCGGCACGGGAGCTGGGTTATGTGCAGTCCAGCGTGACGGCGCATGTGAAGGCCCTGGAGAACGAGCTGGGGGTCGCGCTGTTCGAGCGGCTCGGGCGGCGGGTGGTGCTGACCGGTCCGGGCCGCGAGCTGTGCACACACGCTCGGACCCTGCTGGGGCGGGCCGAACAGGCAGCGGAAGCGGTGCGCGGCGCGGGCGAGGACCCCGCGCGAATACGGGGCACGCTGCGGCTCGCCGCACCGGAGAGCCTGTGCGCGCACCATCTGCCGCCCGTACTCGGCGCCGTGCGCGAACGCTTTCCGCTGCTGCGGCTGGCCTTTCAGCCCGCGGCGCGCGGACCCCTGCTGGACGCCCTCGCCGAGGGCACCATCGACGCGGGCTTCCTCCAGGAGGAGGCGGTCAGCGCGCCGGGGGTGCACGCGGAGCGGATGCGGCGCGAGCCGCTGCGGCTCGTCGCACACCCGCGCCACCCGCTCGCGGCCCGCCGCCGGGTGGCAACCGGGGAACTCGCCCGGGAGACCGTGCTGTTGCTGGAGCCCGGCTGTGCCCAGCGGCTGGTGATGGACCGGGAACTGAGCCGGGCGGGGCTGCGCCCGCCGACGGTGGAGTTCTTCAGCGTGGAAGCGCTGCGGCGGTGTGCCGCAGCGGGCCTCGGGGTGGGGCTCGCGCCCGCCGCTTCGGTCGACGAGGAGATCGCGCGAGGCGAGCTGGCCGCTCTGGCGTGGGAGTGCGAGCCGGTGCTGGACGTCTTCTTCGTCCGCCACGAGGGGCGGCAGCCCGCCCCGGCAGTGCGCGAGCTTGCCGCTTTGGCCCGTCAGCACTGGGCCCCCTGCCCGGCTTGA
- a CDS encoding MFS transporter: protein MRTTRSGPAAPRPAAPHPAALPPAAPRPADAHAAATPATPRTGLASRDFLLLLASTAAVFGNSSPLLSVVPLWAEHGGGGHGGAGATTALTMATTVAAQLAMGRVLRRFPARHALTAGALTMGLPAFAYALSPALPLTLALSAVRGLGFGMVTVAGSALVAELVPPAQRGRAVGWYGVAVGLPAVALLPPAVWCAAEFGFGPVFLATAALGVLAAPLSALISHDAGHDADHNAGPNAGHTAVAEPGEDASAAPREDTTGGARPGLRALATPWLLLFVSVCALGSLMSFLPLALTAPGTAPTALLTVSLALIVGRWAAGEWSDRRGAAGRLAAPAALACALGTAAFAAVGTLPAGRALPVGIAAGLVFGLGMGALQNDTLVAMFHRAGPAHHGTVSAVWNMGYDSGFGAGALLTGVLAQALALSLPTTFLVLAATVATVLLMTTVSARGGARSRERDPDDGRPPNA from the coding sequence ATGCGCACGACCCGTTCCGGACCCGCCGCCCCACGCCCCGCCGCCCCACACCCTGCCGCCCTACCCCCTGCGGCCCCACGCCCCGCCGACGCACACGCCGCAGCCACGCCCGCCACCCCCCGTACCGGCCTCGCGAGCCGGGACTTCCTGCTGCTCCTGGCCTCCACCGCCGCGGTCTTCGGCAACTCGTCCCCGCTGCTCTCCGTAGTCCCGCTGTGGGCCGAACACGGTGGCGGTGGACACGGCGGCGCCGGTGCGACGACCGCTCTCACCATGGCCACCACCGTCGCTGCGCAGCTCGCCATGGGCCGGGTGCTGCGCCGCTTCCCCGCGCGCCACGCGCTGACCGCCGGGGCGCTGACGATGGGCCTGCCCGCCTTCGCGTACGCCCTCTCGCCCGCGCTGCCCCTCACGCTCGCGCTTTCCGCCGTGCGCGGCCTCGGCTTCGGCATGGTCACCGTCGCGGGCAGCGCGCTCGTCGCCGAACTGGTGCCGCCCGCACAGCGGGGGAGGGCCGTCGGCTGGTACGGCGTCGCGGTCGGGCTGCCCGCCGTCGCGTTGCTGCCGCCGGCAGTGTGGTGCGCGGCGGAGTTCGGCTTTGGCCCCGTCTTCCTCGCCACGGCCGCGCTCGGCGTACTGGCGGCCCCGCTCAGCGCCCTCATCAGCCACGACGCCGGCCACGACGCCGACCACAATGCGGGCCCCAACGCCGGCCACACCGCTGTCGCCGAACCAGGAGAGGACGCGAGCGCCGCGCCCCGCGAGGACACCACCGGGGGTGCCCGCCCCGGCCTTCGCGCGCTCGCGACCCCGTGGCTGCTGCTGTTCGTCTCCGTGTGCGCGCTCGGCAGCCTCATGTCCTTCCTGCCGCTCGCCCTCACCGCACCGGGTACGGCCCCCACCGCGCTCCTCACGGTCTCCCTCGCGCTGATCGTGGGCCGCTGGGCGGCGGGGGAGTGGAGCGACCGGCGGGGCGCCGCCGGTCGGCTCGCGGCGCCCGCCGCGTTGGCCTGCGCGCTCGGCACGGCCGCCTTCGCGGCGGTAGGCACGCTCCCGGCGGGCCGGGCGCTCCCCGTGGGCATCGCCGCCGGGCTCGTCTTCGGCCTGGGTATGGGCGCCCTCCAGAACGACACCCTCGTGGCGATGTTCCACCGCGCGGGCCCCGCGCACCACGGCACCGTCAGTGCCGTCTGGAACATGGGCTACGACAGCGGCTTCGGCGCCGGAGCCCTGCTCACCGGCGTCCTGGCCCAGGCGCTCGCCCTCAGCCTTCCCACCACGTTCCTCGTCCTGGCCGCCACCGTCGCCACTGTCCTGCTGATGACGACGGTGTCGGCCAGGGGGGGAGCGAGGTCCCGGGAACGTGATCCGGACGACGGGAGGCCACCCAACGCCTGA